One stretch of Nicotiana tabacum cultivar K326 chromosome 18, ASM71507v2, whole genome shotgun sequence DNA includes these proteins:
- the LOC107795939 gene encoding uncharacterized protein LOC107795939, whose amino-acid sequence MANCSCFGGLVGRNKKYKRKERFRKTAKVHAPVEGHIECSDKTDESKSTSFVIPGKKVKELSHETSFREAKEFEYEGEDEHDESLSMNRDSFDFDIQGHLGSINEESDRLLHKKMNLPYKLNNYVNDQHQNKKDEDVLEIIKTGNVSDPGIGKRESWTCTVLKRSCSYLAMRDTLKKISLKPPKSQSFEEMQRLAEKLPIGSPVSVSSHCSADKVMLRKHSSSQILPSRSRKLWWKLFLWSHRNAKETSNCKPQPIPIKIILSKQGGYSSDTLEPGQGVDLSKLGSTASFTGKSLKKGCNNIHRVTGMWPQNQWVACPAESSTFSRVDEWVKELSISPPHLIDEDDRDFPPSAHAGKSIARNSSLMIRRPNTNVPAEVIHANNVIQSLNSSSTVAHIAGVGLRINPVMSHFSILRSVNLSGNSIVHITPGSLPNGLHVLNLSRNQIHKIEGLKELTRFRVLDLRYNKISRIGRGLSNCILFKELYIAGNKISYVEGLHRLFKLSVLDLSFNKITTTNALRQLVANYNSLIALNLLGNPIHISDYQLRKTMCSLLRKLVFLNKQAINPQKARDQAVAEAALGNSNRSTSSRTTRKVNLGNSASSRTHRGSAQKSRQRLRNRTQSQSSKANLSSLASSCR is encoded by the exons ATGGCAAATTGTAGCTGCTTTGGTGGTCTTGTAGGAAGAAACAAGAAGTATAAG agaaaagagagatttcGAAAAACTGCTAAGGTCCATGCACCAGTTGAAGGTCATATAGAGTGTAGTGACAAAACTGATGAGTCGAAATCAACTTCTTTTGTTATTCCTGGGAAGAAGGTCAAGGAATTGAGTCATGAAACCTCCTTTAGAGAAGCTAAGGAGTTCGAATACGAAGGGGAAGATGAGCACGATGAAAGCCTTTCAATGAACAGGGACAGTTTTGATTTTGATATTCAAGGCCATCTTGGAAGCATAAATGAGGAATCTGATCGATTGCTTCACAAAAAGATGAATCTTCCTTACAAGCTCAACAATTATGTAAATGATCAGCACCAAAATAAGAAAGATGaagatgtcttggaaatcattaAGACTGGAAACGTTAGTGATCCGGGGATTGGTAAACGAGAATCTTGGACTTGTACAGTACTTAAGCGCTCCTGCTCATATTTGGCAATGAGGGATACCTTAAAAAAGATTAGTCTGAAGCCACCAAAATCCCAGTCATTTGAAGAAATGCAGAGATTAGCTGAGAAGTTGCCTATTGGAAGTCCAGTTTCAGTATCTTCACATTGTAGTGCTGACAAAGTTATGCTGAGAAAACATTCCTCAAGCCAAATCCTACCATCCAGAAGTCGAAAGTTGTGGTGGAAACTCTTTCTATGGAGCCATAGGAACGCAAAAGAAACAAGCAATTGCAAACCACAGCCAATCCCTATTAAAATAATTCTAAGCAAGCAAGGTGGATACTCTTCAGACACTCTAGAACCAGGGCAAGGCGTGGACTTAAGCAAGTTGGGATCAACTGCTTCATTCACTGGGAAATCGTTGAAAAAGGGGTGCAATAACATCCATAGAGTAACTGGTATGTGGCCACAAAATCAGTGGGTTGCATGCCCTGCAGAATCTTCTACATTCTCAAGAGTTGATGAATGGGTGAAAGAACTTTCTATTAGTCCACCACACTTAATTGATGAAGATGACCGTGACTTCCCACCTTCAGCCCATGCTGGTAAATCAATTGCAAGAAACTCATCACTCATGATTAGGCGTCCAAATACAAATGTGCCAGCAGAGGTTATACATGCCAACAACGTGATCCAGTCTCTCAATTCATCCTCAACGGTTGCTCACATTGCAGGTGTTGGACTTAGAATTAACCCTGTAATGTCACACTTCTCCATTCTTCGGTCAGTCAATTTATCAGGCAACTCCATAG TTCACATAACTCCAGGATCACTGCCGAATGGTCTTCATGTTCTTAATTTATCAAGGAACCAGATTCACAAAATTGAAGGTCTCAAGGAATTGACTCGTTTTCGGGTGCTTGACCTCCGTTACAATAAAATTTCTCGGATTGGACGAG GTTTATCGAATTGTATACTATTCAAGGAGCTCTACATTGCTGGTAACAAAATAAGTTATGTGGAGGGGCTGCATAGGCTTTTCAAGCTGTCAGTTCTTGACCTGAGTTTCAACAAGATAACTACAACTAACGCTCTTCGCCAACTTGTGGCAAACTATAACTCTTTGATTGCTCTAAATCTGTTGGGCAATCCAATCCACATTAGTGATTACCAACTGCGTAAGACAATGTGCAGTCTTCTTCGGAAGCTAGTTTTCCTGAATAAACAAGCTATTAATCCACAAAAGGCACGAGATCAAGCTGTTGCAGAAGCAGCACTTGGTAACAGCAACCGAAGCACTAGCAGCAGAACAACTAGGAAAGTCAATCTTGGAAATTCTGCATCTTCCAGGACGCACAGGGGCAGTGCTCAAAAGAGTAGGCAAAGGCTGAGAAACCGAACTCAAAGTCAATCTTCCAAGGCCAATTTATCTTCTCTGGCATCTTCTTGTCGCTAA